Within the Fischerella sp. PCC 9605 genome, the region GCTAACTTTAATAGTTAGTTGTTGGTTCAAACAACCAACAACTATCAACAAAGAACAAAATTCAACGAGAAATACATTTATTTATAGCGACTTCCTCATTCACTCATGACGGAGGCGCACCTCCCAGCCGCCAGCCAGAGTTTGTGTAGTAACAACTCAGTGCGATCGCTCATTGTGGTGACAAACACACCTTCTACGTCCTCAGAAATCTCTGATAGCCAAGAACCTCGGAGAGTGACTTCGATATACTCAGCATCAGAAGGACATAAAGCAATTATTTCCCTTTCATCCCATTGCACCTGAGTTTTGAGTTGTTCAAGTCCTGGCAAATCAGCAGGAAGCAAAAAGGAAGCAGTACTGGGTTCAACGCACAGACTTTGACCGACTCGCAGTGCCAAAATCACTCGCTGCGCTACCCACTCCTCAAGGGATTGAGTGAGACACTCTAGGTGAAAACTCGTTTCGGTGTAAGTTAGTTTTAGCATTCCTCATGCTCTCCTGTTATTCCAGGTTTGTTTGCACGTCCATCCAAAATTTTTCGGCAAAAGCAATAGTTGGGTGGACTGGCGCTTTCGGTTTGGTACGCAGCTGCATACCAGCCTCTTGGGGGGTTCTGTCTCCTTTTTTGGAGTTACACTGCTTACAAGCAGCAACTACGTTATTCCAGGTGTGTTGACCACCTCGAGAACGAGGAATCACATGATCCAGTGTCAGATGTTTGCTGTTACCGCAATATTGGCAACTGTGCCGATCTCGCCGCAACACTTCCCGTCTATTTACTGGCGGAACCTTCCACATCCGTTCGCGAGAAGTAATTTTCAAGCGAATATGTTTTGGTACATACATCACTAAGCTAGGAGAGTGAATTTGCCAACCACTGCTGCTGGTAATATCTAGCGGCTCCGCCTTATTTGTGACTAAAAGCACGATCGCTCGCTTGATATTGACTCGACACAGTGGCAAGTAATTTTGAGAAAACACCACCACAGATTGCTCTAAAACTTGCGCTCCGATCGTCACGGTTTGACTCCTCATTAAAAAACCCCCGCTTTTTTCTTTGTTTAAGCGGGGGTTGGGAATTGACCTGATAAGTCTTTGATTCCTATATCGGTACAGCATCTCGGTATCTGTACCTCCCGCTTCTTTCGTCTAGTTGTGGTGCTCGATTAAGTACACCAATCCTGGCATAAATAGAATCACGATCGCCCTCTGTGAAATTGCCCTGTTTTCGGCCATTTTGTCCCATAAATAAATACTCCACTCCCACAAGGGCTGATTCCCAACTGGCTCGGCAGTTGTCAGCACGCAAGGAAGTAGAGATGAGAGAAATGGATTTCACAGAAAATTTCACCTATTGAACATTCCTTTAAACATACTACACTTGTATTACTATCCTGTCTATAGTTTTAAGGAGAAAAACTCATGCATACCATCACTCGCACCCCAACCACTGATATGGAAGTCACCAGCATCCGCTTAGAGCGCGAATTAAAAGACAAACTCAAAGAACTAGCTGGCAATCAGGGATATCAAGCTCTCATTCGAGATATCCTTTGGAATTATGTCCAGCAAAAATCAGGAGAGTGGAAACCCCGATTTTCAAAAGCTGATATTAGAGCTAGCATAGCTGCTACAGCCCAGCAAGAAGAACGCTGCGTGCTCACAGGTCAATTAATTCAACCCCAACAACCGATGCTGTTAGGACTGACGAGAACTGGCGATATGGTTCCTCTGAGTGTCGAAAGTTTAGCTGGATAAATTTGGAGTCAAGTGAATGCAGCTTAGTTAGGTTGTGTAAGGCTGAACTGGGCTGCATTCATGAACAGAAAGCAGAAGGTATTAGGTAAATAATGAGTGTAAGTTTTAACATTATCAATAAGGCATATAAATCTTAAAATCATTTATATATTAATCATATTAATTAGACAAATAAACTTGAATAGCGTGAATATCACTTAGGTGAGCAGCACTTTAGAGCACAGGGGGTATGACTACACTTGACAGATATTAAACATCAGCCTAAAGATTAAATAATTCTGAAGAACAAGGAGTCAAAAAGAAGACACAAATTTTTTTTGCTGCCCCCTTGCTCACTCGTAAAAAATTTTTCTGAATGTGTGCAGTCAAAATATTTCCTGACGATAGTTAGGTATAAAGACTAGTTAAATCAGCCAGAAAAATGGTTAAAAAAATATTAAAATTTTCGTGTTAGCCTCAGTGTTAACGCGGATGTAATCTATGGAGTCTGGGCTACAAGTCTAGAGAAATTACGGTTTATGTATAGATGCAAACAGAATATCCTAAGTAGATGTTAGTGAATAGACTGATCTCAAAAAACTGCAATTGTAGAAATTGAGCACCTTAGCTAATTTTAGGTGTTTTATTACTCAAGTTTTTTATATACGAGAATTTGGCCATCTGAAATAGAAAAGGGCTATAACAGGTGAGAGAAAGTCTTAAAAATAAGATAGATGATTCAGTCGCAGGGTGCAGCAATACAAAGGGAGTAAGCATATGGCAGGAGGTTGGGTACAAAAACAATGGGTTCACTATCCAAGAGCGTATCAGGAATGAAAAAGCGTTTGTCTTCATCGCTACAATGTCCAGATGAAGCAGAACGACTCACACACTACCCGGTCAAGCTGATGCAGCATGAGGAAGACACAACCGCCCTCCAGTTGGCACAAAAAATAAATCAAATCATTGCCAATAGCTCAACCCCAGCAATGATGCTGCAAGATATTGCCCAAGTGTTAGGAGTTGCTTTCAAAGTAGATTGCTGCTGCCTAGTAACTGTTCAGGGCAAGGCGTCTGGTGCAGAAGTGACTGCAAATTGGTGCGTCCAAGAGTATTCAAGTGCGTCGCATCCAGATGAGATATTCTCAATGGAACAGCTGGATTTACCAGTGGTGCAATGTGCGGCTGAACCAACCATTGAAGACATTTCGACAATTCAAAACAGTTTGGCAATAGGATGTCAAAATTTGCCACTGCCAATCAAAGCTGTTTTGGCGATCGCTACCCGTTTTGGAGGTAACAAAAACGGTGTGATTAGCCTGATCAAGTCGCAGTTGTATGATTGGAGTGAGTCAGAAAAACGTTTGCTCAGAACTGTGGAGTCAGTTTGTGCGATCGCTTTTTCGCAAGTGGCACAAACACAGTTAATCACCTCACAACAGCAGAATCTGCAAACCTGCGCCCAGCATCAAAACCTCATCAAGCAATTGACAATCCTCAGTCGTAGCAATTTAGAGGTGAATCAAATGCTTCAGGTGGCGATCGCCTCTACCGCCGAAGCTTTAGAAGCCGATCGCGGTTTGCTGATACTACTGAAATACACCGATCCGCTGTTTAGGAGCATACCTAAAAAACAAATTCCCAAAGCCAAAGCGACCGTAATCGGCGAATGGTCTAGGGAAACAGAAAGTTTCTATCTTGGTAAAGAAGATACTCAAGATAATTCCTTCTGGCTTTCAGACTGTGGTATATGTCGGCGTGCCTTCACAGCAGAATCTGGAAAACCTGTAATCATTCACGACAATAGAGACCGACGCAAAGATACCTCAACCGTCGCCCCAGCATTTGTTTTAGAGAAACTGCCGGCAATGCTGTTAATGCGATTGGAAAGTCAAGGCAAAATCTTGGGATTTCTAGCATTACAGCAAGCCCAACCTCGCCAGTGGCAGATAGCAGAATTAAATATGGTAGAAATGGTCTGCGCTCAACTCAGCAATGCCATAATTCAGACACAGACACTGCGGCAAGTGCAGATGTTGGTGGATGAACGCACGTCTCAATTGCAGCGCAGCTTAGATGTTCAAGCCAAACTGTACGAAAGAACGCGGCAATATGTAGAGCAACTGCGAGAACTCAACCAACTCAAAGATGAATTTTTGAGTAACATGAGCGATCGCCTACGCTATCCCCTAACAAATATGCGTATGGCACTGCGTATGCTGCGTCAACCGGGAAGAACACCCGAGCAGCAGGCGAAGTATCTAGATATTTTAGAAGAGGAATGTACCAAGGAAATAAATTTAATTAACGACTTGCTGACACTCCAAAAGCTAGAGACCCATCAAGAACGTCCGCAATTTGAAACCATTGATTTAAATACAAGAATCGAAGATTTAGCAGCATCTTTTGAGAAAAAGTTTGCAGACAAAGGATTAAGTATTTCTCTCGATTTACCGGAAGAATCTCTAGAGCTACAAACTGAACTGGAGAGCTTTGACCGCATCTTGCAAGAATTGTTCACGAATGCTGGCAAATTCTCAGAACGGGACACCATTGTGCAATTGGAAGCCACGCACCAAGTTGTTGAGCAAGTCGATCGAGTTATTATTAAAGTAACTAATATTGGACGCGGTATATCTGAAGAAGAAGCGACCTATATATTCGATGCATTCCGTCGGGGTAGAGGAAGATGGATTCCAGGTACTGGTCTAGGGCTTGCTCTTGTAAAATCCCTGGTGCAGCATTTAAATGGGGGAATAGCTGTGGAAAGTACTCCGATTGCGGATACCAACCTCAGTAAAATCTGCTTTATCCTCAATCTGCCTCAATTTTCTGACGAAGATAAACCATATTCTGAAAGTGACTGAAGAAAAATACACACCAGAAGAACTCGATTTAATTGCCACTGAAGACGACACCAGCTTAGAAGAAAATTTGGCGGGTGATGCTCTTGATTTGCAAGCTGTAGCAGTTCAAATTGAGAAAATCGCCGACCGACAGCGGCAAATTTCTGCTACCATCCAAATTCCTCAACCAGTAGCACAAGTCTGGGAAGTGCTTACTAATTATGAAGCCTTGGCTGATTTCATTCCCAATTTAGCCAACAGTCGTCTGCTTGAGCATCCCAACGGTGGTATTCGCTTGGAACAAGTAGGTTCCCAACGCTTTTTACGTTTGAATTTTTCTGCCCGTGTGGTTCTCGACCTCGAAGAATACTTCCCCAAAGAAATTATTTTCCAAATGGTAGAGGGGGATTTTAAAGACTTCTCCGGTAGCTGGCGCTTAGAGCCTTATTCCCTTGGTCAAGAAACAGGAACTAATCTCTGCTATACAGTTAAAGTTTGGCCTAAACGCACAATGCCAGTGGGAATCATTGAGCGTCGCCTTGCTAAGGATCTACAGCTAAATCTCTTAGCAATTCGCCAGCGTCTTGAGGAGTTGACAAGGTGAATTACTGCTGATATTGCTAAGTACAGCTTTGCGTAAAATCGTAGCTTTTTAAACGCAGAGGAGCGCAGAGTTTTTTCAATTTAAATTCGTTACAAATTTGTGCAATGTTGTACTAAGGCATTATCAGCTCTAGCTTAACAGGGTTGGTGCATCACAGATGATTCTCGCTATTACTAAATAGATCCCATAGCAACAAAGGAGGCGATCGCTTTTGTGTTTACAAATTTGTGTTTACAAAATTGATTAGGAAGACAATTAACCGTGCGTCATGGTTAACCCGCCAGATCCTGCTTCGCCACTACTACCACTGAGTCTAGTAGTAATTCACACTGTGTTTCGATTTTTATTTATTAACTACAGACATAAATTAACCCCTACAAACTTGCTATTTCGCTTTGCAGGGCTTGTGTTACTTTTATCTGAAGTACCCCCAGGGGAATTCGAATCCCCGTTACCTCCGTGAAAGGGAGGTGTCCTAGGCCTCTAGACGATGGGGGCGCGCGGCTCACACTTTTATTAATTTAGCGGCTTTTATTGTTAATGTCAACAGTTTTAATGAATAAATTTATAGCAAAATTTTAAATTGCAGCAGGTTAAACTGGGTGGAAGCAAAAGTAATTGATAGCAAATGCTAGAAAAAATACGCTTTCAGGGATAAGTATGGCAATCAAACGCTTATAAATCGGGGGTTAGCGTTGTTACTGTTTCGCTAAACCTAGAAAAATGCTGTAGTATAGGCAACTAAGTATGAAAAATCTTCTCGACTCAGCAAGGAACACAGGGCGTAATGTTGCACCCTGTAAATTTAATCTTTACAATTCTTTACAAAAGATTTTGAAAAATATCGCTCAAAATCTACAACATGGAAGCATCATTTGAAATTACTTTGCAGATGGTGATTGCCGTCGTTGCAGGTATTAGTGCTCAGGTACTAGCTGCATACCTCCGGGTACCCAGCATTGTGTTTTTATTGCTGTTTGGCATTGTCCTTGGTTCCGACGGCTTTGGATTTTTGCACCCCCATTTGCTAGGCACGGGATTGGAAGTAATTGTCGCTCTGGGAACGGCGATAATTTTGTTTGAAGGCGGACTCAACCTGGAATTGCGAGAATTAAACAAAGTTTCTACGAGCTTGCAATTACTCGTAACCTTGGGAACTCTGATTACGCTGCTTGGTGGCAGTATGGCTGCTCACTGGCTGGGTGAGTTTCCTTGGCCGATCGCTTTTCTGTTCGCGTCTTTAGTTGTAGTTACAGGGCCTACGGTTATTAGTCCCCTGCTCAAACAAATCAATGTAGAGCGACCAGTTGCCACACTTTTAGAAGGAGAAGGGGTTTTAATTGACCCAGTGGGAGCCATCCTGGCCGTCGTAGTGCTAAACACGATA harbors:
- a CDS encoding alr0857 family protein, whose protein sequence is MLKLTYTETSFHLECLTQSLEEWVAQRVILALRVGQSLCVEPSTASFLLPADLPGLEQLKTQVQWDEREIIALCPSDAEYIEVTLRGSWLSEISEDVEGVFVTTMSDRTELLLHKLWLAAGRCASVMSE
- a CDS encoding HNH endonuclease, which encodes MTIGAQVLEQSVVVFSQNYLPLCRVNIKRAIVLLVTNKAEPLDITSSSGWQIHSPSLVMYVPKHIRLKITSRERMWKVPPVNRREVLRRDRHSCQYCGNSKHLTLDHVIPRSRGGQHTWNNVVAACKQCNSKKGDRTPQEAGMQLRTKPKAPVHPTIAFAEKFWMDVQTNLE
- a CDS encoding ribbon-helix-helix domain-containing protein, coding for MHTITRTPTTDMEVTSIRLERELKDKLKELAGNQGYQALIRDILWNYVQQKSGEWKPRFSKADIRASIAATAQQEERCVLTGQLIQPQQPMLLGLTRTGDMVPLSVESLAG
- a CDS encoding GAF domain-containing sensor histidine kinase, producing the protein MKKRLSSSLQCPDEAERLTHYPVKLMQHEEDTTALQLAQKINQIIANSSTPAMMLQDIAQVLGVAFKVDCCCLVTVQGKASGAEVTANWCVQEYSSASHPDEIFSMEQLDLPVVQCAAEPTIEDISTIQNSLAIGCQNLPLPIKAVLAIATRFGGNKNGVISLIKSQLYDWSESEKRLLRTVESVCAIAFSQVAQTQLITSQQQNLQTCAQHQNLIKQLTILSRSNLEVNQMLQVAIASTAEALEADRGLLILLKYTDPLFRSIPKKQIPKAKATVIGEWSRETESFYLGKEDTQDNSFWLSDCGICRRAFTAESGKPVIIHDNRDRRKDTSTVAPAFVLEKLPAMLLMRLESQGKILGFLALQQAQPRQWQIAELNMVEMVCAQLSNAIIQTQTLRQVQMLVDERTSQLQRSLDVQAKLYERTRQYVEQLRELNQLKDEFLSNMSDRLRYPLTNMRMALRMLRQPGRTPEQQAKYLDILEEECTKEINLINDLLTLQKLETHQERPQFETIDLNTRIEDLAASFEKKFADKGLSISLDLPEESLELQTELESFDRILQELFTNAGKFSERDTIVQLEATHQVVEQVDRVIIKVTNIGRGISEEEATYIFDAFRRGRGRWIPGTGLGLALVKSLVQHLNGGIAVESTPIADTNLSKICFILNLPQFSDEDKPYSESD
- a CDS encoding SRPBCC family protein; this translates as MTEEKYTPEELDLIATEDDTSLEENLAGDALDLQAVAVQIEKIADRQRQISATIQIPQPVAQVWEVLTNYEALADFIPNLANSRLLEHPNGGIRLEQVGSQRFLRLNFSARVVLDLEEYFPKEIIFQMVEGDFKDFSGSWRLEPYSLGQETGTNLCYTVKVWPKRTMPVGIIERRLAKDLQLNLLAIRQRLEELTR